In the Caballeronia sp. NK8 genome, GGGATCGGCGGCGACGGCGTCGGGACCGCCGTCGAGCGACATGAACCATTGGTACCAGAAGCGCCGCGCCTGCGAAAAATCCGGCAATTCGAATACGCCGCGCGGCTGATAGGCGAGCGCCAGCGCAGCCATGCGGCGCACGCGTTGCGGAAACAATGCGGACATCGTGTATGCGGCGCGCGCGCCCCAGTCGTGGCCGACGACATCGAATTGCGCGATGCCGAGCGCGTCCGCGAGATCGATGCAGTCTTTCGCGAGCGCGACGCCCGAGCCGTCGCGCACGGTGTCATCGCGCAGAAAGCGGGTGCCGCCCGCGCCGCGCAACTCGGGCACGATGGTGCGGTAGTTCGCGTCGTTGAGCCGTTTGGCGACCGCGTGCCACGCGCGCGCCGCATCCGGCCAGCCGTGGATCAGCACGACGATTGGAGCGTCGGCGGGACCGGAGTCGGCGTAGGCGATATCGAGCGTGGGCGTGCGGGCGTGGTGTGCGAAGTCCAGCATGGCGAGACTCCTCGGGAGGGAGGAGTCATTCTAGCCATCACGGAAGAGGCGTGCTTGTCGGGACGATCGATCTGCGACGCGCGCCGTCACGCCCCGATCAACACACCTGTGCGCACCGCCTTCTCCCCCGTCACCCGCCCCATCGGCGCCCCCGCATACACGAAGCGAATCGCGCGCCGCATATAAAACACGCCATCATTGCTCGTCGTAACGGTCGTGACGTCATCGGTGATCGGATCGACGATATCGAACACTGCATCGCCCGCCTTCAACCGCGCGCCCACTTTCGCGCGATACACCACGATCCCGCTCACCGGCGCAGTCAACTGCTGGCTGCCCGCGAGCGGCGTCGCCGGTTGCGCGAGCGGCGGCGCGTCGGTCGCTTCGCCTTCGATCACCCCGCGCGCGATCAGATAATCGACGATGGCATCCGCATCCTGCGATGCCGTGTCGTAATCCACGTCCCGTTGCCCGCGATGCTCGATCGTCGCGGCGATATTCGGCGCACCGAGCGGCGCGCGATCGCCGAGGCGCGCACGCACCTCGTTCCACAGCAGCGCGTGAACCTCATCGAACGACTGTCCGCCGGAATCGGTCGCGAGCAGCACGCCGTTGGCGCCGAGATAGCGCGCGAGCGGCTCGATCGCGGGCCAGCTCGCGGGGCTCGTATAGACGTGCATCGTCGCTTCGAGCGAGCAATGCAGATCGAGCACGATATCGGCTTGCGACGCCATCGTGAGCAGCGCGAGCCGCAGCGACTCGAATTCATTCTTCGCGGACATTTCGCCGAGCATCCCGACGAGCGTGTCACGCAAAACACGCGCGTTATGCGCCGCATCGTCGGATGACAGGCGCGCGCCCACGCGTTCGATCAATGCGTCGGCGGACGGCAACGGAAAGCCGCGATTGAAGTTGTGGCCGCTGTTCGCCTCGAAGCGCCCGAGAAACTGTCCGAGCACGTGCTGCGACAAACCGATCGGATTCGCCACCGGCACGAGCACGATTTCACCGCTCACGCGGCCTGCGGCCTCGAGCTCGGCGAGGCGCTTCTTCAAGGTCCACGCGGTGAGCATCGCGGGCGTTTCGTCGGCATGCAGCGAGGACTGGATATAAACCCGTTCGCCGCCGCGCCCGGCGTCGCCGAACTGAAAGCTGACGAGTTCGCGCGAGGTGCCGAGCGTCGTCGAGACGAGCGGTGTGCGTCGTGTCTGCATCGAATGATCCTCAGTCGCCGTACACGTCGAAATCGAAATACTTGCGCGCGATCTTCTGATACGTGCCGTCGGCGCGCATGTCGGTCACGGCCTTGTCGACCTTCGCCTTGAGCGCGGCGTCGTCCTGCCGCAAGCCCATGCCGACGCCGTGATCGCCCATCGAAAGCGGCTCGCCGACGAACGCGAAGCCGGCGCCGCGCGAGGTCTTCAGAAAGCCGTGCTCCGCTTCGACCGAGCCGAGCAGCGCCGCGTCGATCCGGCCGGCGGCGAGATCGTTGAAGACGCCTTCCTGACTCTGATACGCGACCACTTCTACGCCGCCGGGCTGCCAGTTCTTCATCGCGTAGGTTTCGAACTGGCTGCCGCTCTGCACGCCGACGCGCTTGCCGCGCAGCCCTTCCGCGCTCGCCTTGAGCGGCGCACCGCTGCGCGCGATCAGACGCGAGCGAAACTGGAACAGCTTGGTGGAAAACGCGATCTGCTTGAGACGCTTGTCGGTGATCGCCATCGACGACATGATCCCGTCGATCTTGCGCGCCTGAAGCGCGGGGATCATCCCCGAGAACTCGAGTTCGACCCATTGGCAACGCATTGCGATGCGGCGGCAGATTTCGTCGCCGAGATCGACGTCGAAGCCCGCGACGTGGCCGTCGGGCGTCTTCACGTCCATCGGCGGATAGCCTGGGTCGATGCCG is a window encoding:
- a CDS encoding alpha/beta fold hydrolase, which translates into the protein MLDFAHHARTPTLDIAYADSGPADAPIVVLIHGWPDAARAWHAVAKRLNDANYRTIVPELRGAGGTRFLRDDTVRDGSGVALAKDCIDLADALGIAQFDVVGHDWGARAAYTMSALFPQRVRRMAALALAYQPRGVFELPDFSQARRFWYQWFMSLDGGPDAVAADPKGFARIQWDTWSPPGWFDEAEFSATARAFDNPDWVPITLNAYRRRWRGDQPSDPALADLYARLATIERIDVPALMIQGGADACDEPSSSEGQEKYFTAGYRRVVIDGAGHFPCARRRTPSWTRSSRI
- a CDS encoding succinylglutamate desuccinylase/aspartoacylase family protein; translated protein: MQTRRTPLVSTTLGTSRELVSFQFGDAGRGGERVYIQSSLHADETPAMLTAWTLKKRLAELEAAGRVSGEIVLVPVANPIGLSQHVLGQFLGRFEANSGHNFNRGFPLPSADALIERVGARLSSDDAAHNARVLRDTLVGMLGEMSAKNEFESLRLALLTMASQADIVLDLHCSLEATMHVYTSPASWPAIEPLARYLGANGVLLATDSGGQSFDEVHALLWNEVRARLGDRAPLGAPNIAATIEHRGQRDVDYDTASQDADAIVDYLIARGVIEGEATDAPPLAQPATPLAGSQQLTAPVSGIVVYRAKVGARLKAGDAVFDIVDPITDDVTTVTTSNDGVFYMRRAIRFVYAGAPMGRVTGEKAVRTGVLIGA
- a CDS encoding transporter substrate-binding domain-containing protein, with translation MFRLSSLFLAAALVAAAPVHAKDADTLRLGIDPGYPPMDVKTPDGHVAGFDVDLGDEICRRIAMRCQWVELEFSGMIPALQARKIDGIMSSMAITDKRLKQIAFSTKLFQFRSRLIARSGAPLKASAEGLRGKRVGVQSGSQFETYAMKNWQPGGVEVVAYQSQEGVFNDLAAGRIDAALLGSVEAEHGFLKTSRGAGFAFVGEPLSMGDHGVGMGLRQDDAALKAKVDKAVTDMRADGTYQKIARKYFDFDVYGD